A segment of the Acidimicrobiales bacterium genome:
CACCCGAGAGGCGGTCGAGGCTGGCCAGCTCCTTGGCGAGCAGGACCGGGTTGCGTCCCGGCAGCACCAGCACGGCGGTGCCCAGCTTCAGCCGGCGGGTGCGCCCGGCGGCCACGGCCAGGCCGATCAGGGGGTCGGGGGCCTCGCCGGTGACCCGCTCGGACAGCCAGAGGCTGTCGAAGCGGAGCCGCTCGAGGTGGTCGACGAAGGGGCCGAAGCGGTCGTCGTTGGTGGGGGTCCGCGTGCCCAGGCCGAGCCCGATGCGGACCTTCACCGGCCGGCCTCGGCCGCGGCCCGGGCCAGGGCGGCGGCGAGCTCGGAGGGCCTGGACAGGAACGGCGAGTGGCCGGCGTCGAGCTCGATCACCTCGTCGGCCCGGCCGGCCATGAACCGCTGGTGGCTCGGGAGCACGCCCCGGTCGGCGCTGCAGACCACGTACGTCGACGGGATCGACCGCCAGGCCGCGACCTCGACCGGCTGGGTGAACGTCACCAGCGGCTGCGGGCCCAGGTGGTCGACCGCCCAGGCCTGGGTGGCCGGGTCGCAGTCGTGGTAGAGCGCCGGGACACACGCCTCCGGGTCGAGCACGGCGGTGCCGTCGGCCCGGGGTCGCACGGCCGCGCCGAGCAGGCCGATCTCGCCGGGCTCGGGTGGGCGCCGGGCCAGGTCCATCACCACCTCGCCGGCGTCGAGCATGAAGGCCGTGACGTACACCAGCCGGGCAACGTCGCGGCGGCCCGCGGCGGCCACCGTGGTGACCGCGCCGCCGTAGCTGTGGCCCACGAGCACCGCGGGCCCGTCGACCCGGTCGAGGGTGGCGGCCACCTCGGCCGCGTCGCCGTACAGGTCGCCGAGCGGCCCGGTGCTGGCACCGTGGCCGGGCAGGTCGACGGCGATCGACGGGACGCCCCGGCCGGCCAGCTCGTCGACCAGCCGCTCCCAGCACCACGCGCCGTGCCAGGCGCCGTGGACCAGGACGACGGTCGCAGGATCGCTCATGCCCGGGATGCTGCCACGGGAGCGGGGCGCGTAGCGTGCCCGACCATGACGACCCCGCTCCCCGACCCCCCGGCTGCGCCCGCCGACCCCCTCGCCCGCTTCCGGCTGGACGGGAGGGTGGCCATCGTCACCGGTGCGTCGTCCGGGCTGGGGGTGCAGTTCGCGCGGGCGTTGCACGCCGTCGGGGCGCGCGTCGTGCTCGCGGCCCGCCGCGAGGACCGGCTCGAGGCGCTGGCGGCCCAGCTGCCCGGCTCGCTGGCCGTGCGCTGCGACGTGTCGTCGGCGGAGGATCGCGAGGCGCTGGTCGAGACCACCCTCGCCGAGCTGGGCACCGTCGACGTCCTGGTGAACAACGCGGGCATCGGGGAGACGGTGGGGGTGGAGGAGGAGACGCTCGAGCACTTCCGCAGGGTGATGGAGGTGAACGTCACCGCGGTGTGGCACCTGTCGAAGCTCGTGGGGCGCACCATGGTGGAGAAGCGCTCGGGGAGCATCGTGAACGTGGCGTCGATGCTCGGGCTGGTGGCCGCGGCACCGATCAAGCAGGCGCACTACACCGCGTCGAAGGGGGCGGTGATCAACCTGACCAGGGAGCTGGCCGTGCAGTGGGCCCGCAAGGGCGTGCGGGTGAACGCCCTCGCGCCGGGGTGGTTCCCCAGCGAGATGACGGCCGGGATGGAGAGCGACGAGGGCTCGCAGCGCTACCTTCAGGCGAACCTCCCGATGGTGCGGATGGGTGAGCCCGAGGAGCTCGACGGCGCCCTGCTGCTGCTGGCCAGCCCGGCCGGCAGCTACCTGACCGGCCAGGTGGTGGTGATCGACGGAGGGTGGACGGCCCGGTAGCCGGTCGGCCCGCCCGCGCCGCTGCCTCCGGGCCGCGGGCGGGTCGGCCTCAGCGGCGCCGCCGGCCGGCGATCCAGCGCAGCTTCCCGGCCCGCTCGGAGGCGGCGCCGGTGGCCATCCGCTCGACCACCGCGCCGAGGGTGCCGGGCACGTGCGCCAGCGCGGCCACGTCGGTGAGCCTCAGCTGCTGGCGCACGGCCAGGGCCAGCTCGTGGACGAGCTCGCCGGCCCCGTGCGCCAGGAGGTGGGCGCCCACGAGGCGGTTCCGGCCGGTCACCAGGAGCACGCGCCCGCCGATCGGCCCGGCTCCGGCGGCCGGGGGCACGTCGTGGCGCCACACCTCGACCGTGTCGCCGTGGCGGGCCTCGGCCTCGGCGACGGTGGCGCCGGCCCGGGCCAGCTCGGGATCGGTGGCGGTGCACCACGCCACGACGTCGGGCCGCCGGTCGAGCGCGGCCAGGGGCGAGGACGGGAACATCGTCCGCAGGGCCCGCACCGCGCCGTGCGCGGCGGCGTGCGGGGAGGCGGGGCCGCCCGTCACGTCGCCGGCCGCGAACACCGACGGCACGGCCGTGCGGCCCCGGTCGTCGACGGCCACGCCGTCGGGGCCGACCTCGACGCCGATCTCCTGCAGGTCGAGCCCCTCCACGTCGGGCCGACGGGTCGTGGCCAGCAGCTCCGCTCCCGACCAGGTGGCGGGCCGCCCGGCGCGCCGCCCCGACAGCACCGGCCGGCCACCCACCCGCGTGGCCGCCTGGAGCTGCACGTGGGGCTCCACCGTGACCCCGTCGGCCCGGAGCCGGTCGGTGAGCAGGTCGACCAGCTCGGGCTCGTCGCCGGGGAGCAGCCGGGCCCCCGCGGCGACCAGGGTGACCTCGACGCCCAGGCGGGCCAGGGCCTGGGCCAGCTCGAGCGCGGGCGGGTCGGCGCCGGCGACGAGCAGCCGGGCCGGCGGGCGTTCGAGGGCCCAGAGGGCGTCGGGCGTGAGAGCGCCCACCTCGGCCAGGCCGTCGACGTCGGGCAGGGTGGGCCGGCTGCCGGTGCACACGAGCACCGACTCGGCGGCCAGCACGCGGTCGCCCACGGCCACCTCGTGGGGTCCGGTCAGCCTGGCCCGGCCCCGAACCAGCTCGATGCCGACCGGCACCCGCCGGTGCGGCTCGGACGCCGCCCGGACCGCCCGCAGGTGCTGCCAGAGCCTGGACAGGTCGGGGTCGGGGTCCATCGGGGCCAGCCCGACGCGGTCGGCGTGCCGGGCGGCGTGGGCCAGGGCTGCGGCCGCCGTGAGGGCCGCGCCCGCCGCGGTGTCGGCGTGGCCGGCCGCATCGTCGAGAGGGTCGACGGCCGCGGCCCGGAGCCCGAGCCCCGACGCGAACTCGGCCGCGGCGGTGCCGGCGGCGCCGAGGCCGACGATCACCAGGTCGAGCGGCGCAGCCACGGGTCCGCCCCGCCGGCAGCGGTGGTCAGAGGAGGGCGCGCAGCGCGGCCCGGGTGCGCGCCCGCTCGTCGCCGGTGGCGCCGAACTCCACGGCCGCGAAGTCGGTGACGCCGATCTCGGCCAGCCCGGCGATGCGCTCCCCGACCTCGCCCTCGCCGCCGACGACGGCGATGTCGGCCGGGCCGGCCGCGCCCTCGCGGTCGAGCATGGCCCGGTACGAGGGCAGCTGGCCGTAGATGGCGAACACCTGGGCGGCGCGCTGGCGGGCCCCGGCGGGGTCGTCGGTGACGCACACCGGCAGGGCGGCGATCACGCGGGGTGCCGGCCGGCCGGCTGCCTCGGCCGCGACGGTGATGGCGGGCACCGTGTGGGCGGCCAGGGTGGCCGGCCCCACGCACCAGGTGATCGTGCCGTCGGCCACCGTCCCGGCCAGCGCGAGCAGCTGCGGGCCGAGCGCCGCGATCACCACCGGGAACGGCGTGGCGCCGGGGACGGCGACCGCGCCGACGCCCTTGATCGTGTCGCCCTCGAACGCGACCGACTCACCCCGCACCAGGGGCAGCAGCACCGAGAGGTACTCGCGCAGGTGCCGGACCGGCTTGTCGAACGAGTAGCCCCACATGCCTTCCACCACCACCTGGTGCGACAGGCCGATGCCGAGCACCAGGCGTCCGCCGCTGGCCGCCTGGGTGGTGAGCGCCTGCTGGGCCAGCACCATCGGGTGGCGCGGGTACGTGGGCACCACCGACGTGCCCAGCTCGATGCCGGGAACCTCGCGGCCCACGACCGCGAGCGCGGTGAGGGCGTCGAGGCCGAAGATCTGCGGCGTCCAGTAGGCGGCGAAGCCGTCGGCGGCCGCCTGGCGGGCGGCGGCGACCATGGCGTCGAGGCCTCCGCCGTCGTCGCCCCCGAAGATGCCGATCCGCATGTCGCCCTCCTCCAGGCCGGCCGTACGGCCGGGGGCGAGGGTATCCCGCGGCCGGCGCCGAATCCCGGGCAACCCTGCCGTGGAGCCTGGGATCATGGCCGCATGGCCTCGCCCGACGGTCGCGTCCGCACTGCCTGCCCGCTCGACTGCCCCGACACGTGCAGCCTCGAGGTGCTCGTGGAGGGCGGGCGGCTCGTGCGCGTCGACGCGGCTCCGCCCGGCGCCGACACCAGCCCCCTCACCCAGGGGTTCATCTGCCAGAAGGTGATGCACCACGCCCGGCGGGTGTACGCGCCCGAGCGGGTGCGGACCCCGCTGGTCCGCACCGGGCCCAAGGGCTCGGGCGAGCTCCGCGCCGCCTCCTGGGACGAGGCCCTCGACCTGGTGGTGGCCCGGCTGCGCGAGGCCGCCGAGCGCGACGGGCCCGAGTCGGTGGTGCCCTACACGTACAACTCGTCGGGTGGCGTGCTGGCCCAGGAGGGTCTGGGCGGCCGCTTCTGGCATCGCTTCGGCGCGTCGCTGGTGCAGCACACGATCTGCGCGGCCACCGCGGGGGCCGCCTGGGCGCTCACGTACGGCGACATGCTCTCGGCCGACCCCCTCGACGTCGTGCACGCCCGCCTGGTGGTGGTGTGGGGGGCCAACCCCACCGTGTCCAACGTGCACCTCCCGCCCCTGGTGCGCCGGGCCCAGGACGCCGGGGCGCGCCTGGTGGTCGTCGACCCCCGCCGCACCGGCATGGCCCGCCGGGCCGATCTGCACCTGGCGGTGCGGCCCGGCACCGACGTCGTCGTCGCCCTGGCTGCGGCCCGCCACCTCGCCCACGAGGGCCTGCTCGACGACGCCTTCCTGGCCGAGCACGCCACCGGCGTCGAGGCGTTCCTCGACGCGGCCGAGCCGTGGACGCTCGAGCGGGCATCGGCCGTGGCCGGCGTCGCCGCCGCCGCCATCGCCACCCTCGCCGAGTGGTACGCGGCCACGCGCCCGGCCATGCTGCGGCTCGGGTGGGGTCTCGAGCGCAACCGCAACGGGGGCGCGGCGGTGCGGGCCGTGCTGGCCCTCCCGGTGCTGGCCGGCCAGCTCGGCGGGCTCGGCGGGGGGGTGCTGGGCAGCACCGGCCGGGGCTCCCCCTGGGGCCTCGGCCAGCGCGATCCCGGCGTCGCCCCCGGCCGCCCGCCCCGCCGGCGGCTGAACATGAACCGCCTCGGCGCCGACCTCACCGATCCGGCCCTCGACCCGCCGGTGGCCGTGCTGTTCGTGCAGGGCGCGAACCCGGCGGTGATGAACCCCGACCAGGGTGCGGTGCTGGCCGGCCTCGCCCGCGACGACCTGTTCACGGTGGTCCACGACCAGGTGCTCACCGACACGGCGTGCTTCGCCGACGTCGTGCTGCCGGCCACCACCCACTTCGAGGTCGACGACGCCGCCGACTCCTACGGGGGCTACACCCTCCAGCCGATCCGGCCGGTGATCGACCGGGTGGGAGAGAGCAGGACGAACGACGAGGTGATCGCCGCGCTGGCGGAGCGGCTGGGCTACCCGGCCGACACGTACGACCCGTCGCCCCAGCGCCTGCTGCGCGACGGCCTCGGGGGGGCGGCGCCCGGCGACGTGGGCCCCGTGCTGCGGCCCGCCGGCACCACCGTGCAGCTGCGCGACACCTTCCCGGGGTTCCCGGACCGCCGGGCCCGCCTCGCCCACCCCGGCCTCGACGGCGTCGACGAGGTGCCCCGCTACCGCGAGCTGCCCGTCGAGCGCACCGGCCCGTTCCCGCTCACGCTGGTGAGCCCGGCGACGCACCGCACCGTCAACTCCATCTTCGGCGAGGTGCAGCCGGCCGCGGCCGTCGTGGCGCTGCACCCGGCCGATGCCGCCGCCCGCTCCGTGGCCGACGGCGACCGGGTGCGGGTGTGGAACGACCAGGCCGAGGTGATCCTGTCGGCCCGGGTCGATGCCGACCTGCGCCCGGGGGTGTGCTCGATCCCGAAGGGCCTGTGGCGGCGCCACGTCGCCGGGGGGCTCACCGCCAACGCCCTCGTGCCCGCCGACGTCTCCGACCTGGCCGGCGGCGCCTGCTTCAACGACGCGCGGGTCGAGGTGCAGCGGGCCTGACTACCGTTCAGCGGTCGTGGGAGCCTACGACGACGTCTACCGCCGGAGCATCGACGAGCGCGAGGCCTTCTGGGCGGATGCCGCCCTCGCCGTCGACTGGGTCGACCCGCCGTCGCAGGTGCTCGACACGTCCGACGCGCCGTTCGTCCGCTGGTTCCCCGACGGTGTCCTGAACACGTGCCACAACGCCCTCGACCGCCACGTGGAGGCGGGCCGCGCCGACCAGCCGGCCCTGATCCACGACAGCCCCGTCACCGGCACCGTCCGCACCTTCACGTACCGGGAGCTGCGTGACGAGGTGGCCCGCTTCGCCGGCGCCCTGCGCTCGCTGGGCGTGGCGCGCGGCGACCGGGTCGTCATCTACCTGCCGATGGTGCCGGAGGCGGCCATCGCCATGCTGGCCTGCGCCCGGCTGGGCGCCGTCCACTCGGTGGTCTTCGGCGGGTTCGCCCCCCACGAGCTGGCCATCCGCATCGACGACGCCACCCCCAAGGTGGTCGTGTCGGCGTCGTGCGGCATCGAGGTGCAGCGGGTCATCCCCTACAAGCCCCTGCTCGACCTGGCCATCGCCCAGGCCGAGCACCAGCCGGCGGCCTGCGTGATCCTGCAGCGCGGCGATCTCGGGCTGGGCGCCCCGGACGCCGAGCTGATCGACGGTCGCGACGTCGACTGGCACGAGCTGGTGGCGTCGGCCGATCCGGCGCCGTGCGTGCCCGTGGCCGCCACCGACCCGCTGTACATCCTGTACACCAGCGGGACCACGGGCCGGCCCAAGGGCGTGGTGCGCGACAACGGCGGCCATGCGGTGGCCCTCCGGTGGAGCCTCCCCAACGTGTACGACGTGCACCCGGGCGACGTGTTCTGGGCCGCGTCCGACGTGGGATGGGTCGTCGGCCACAGCTACATCGTCTACGCGCCCCTCCTCACCGGCTGCACCACCGTGCTGTACGAGGGCAAGCCGGTCGGCACGCCCGACCCCGGCGCCTTCTGGCGGGTGATCGCCGAGCACGGGGTGAAGACGCTGTTCACCGCACCCACCGCGTTCCGGGCCATCAAGAAGGAGGACCCGACCGGCCAGCACCTGCGCCGCCACGACCTGTCGAGGTTCGAGGCGCTGTTCCTGGCGGGCGAGCGCCTCGACACCGACACGTACCACTGGGCCGCCGGGCTGCTGGGCGTCCCGGTCGTCGACCACTGGTGGCAGACCGAGACCGGCTGGCCCATCGCCGCCGACTGCCTCGGCATCGAGCGGCTGCCGGTGAAGCCGGGCTCGCCCACCAAGCCGGTGCCCGGCTACGAGGTGGTGATCCTCGACCCCGACGGTCGCGAGCTGCCGGCGGGCGCCGAGGGGGCGGTGGCCCTGCGGCTGCCGCTGCCGCCCGGCACGCTGCCCACGCTGTGGCACGACGACGAGCGGTTCGTGGCGTCGTACCTGAGCGCCCATCCCGGCTTCTACGTCACCGGCGACGGCGGCTCGATCGACGCCGACGGCTACCTGTTCGTGATGGGCCGCATCGACGACGTGATCAACGTGGCCGGCCATCGCCTCTCCACCGGTGCGATGGAGGAGGTGATCGCGACCCACGCCGACGTGGCCGAGTGCGCGGTGATCGGGGCGGCCGACGACCTCAAGGGTCAGGTGCCGGTGGGGCTCGTGGTGCTGAAGGCCGGGGCCGACCGCGAGCCGGCCGAGGTGGAGGCCGAGCTGGTGCGGCTGGTGCGGGAGCAGATCGGTGCGGTCGCCAGCTTCAAGCAGGCGTCGGTGGTGGCCCGCCTGCCCAAGACCCGCTCGGGGAAGATCCTGCGCGCGACCATGCGAGCCATCGCCGACGGGCGCGCCTACCAGGTGCCCTCGACCATCGACGATCCCGTCGTCCTGGACGAGATCGGTGCGGCCCTCGACGACCGGCGACGGCGGGGCTGACGCCGGCCGCGCCACCATGGTGGGGTGATCGTGGGCCTGGCTTTGGTGCTCGCCCTGCTGGCCGGGCCGGCCGCGGTGCCGGTGCCGGTGCCGGTGCAGGTGTCCGCGCCCGCGGCCGTGCCCCGGGCCGTGCCCCCGGCGCGCCCCCCCGCCGTGCGCACGGCCGACGCCCGGCTGGTGCTGGTGGGCGATTCGGTGACGGAGATGCTGGGGCCGGGCCACACCGACACCGCCCGCCAGGTGCTGGGTGCCGCTGGCTGGTCCGTGGTCGTCGACACCCTCGTCGGGCGGTCGATCGGGCACGGGGCGTCGACGCTGCGGGCCCGGTGGGGCGAGGTGGGCGACGTCGTGGTGGTGCAGCTGGGCGCCAACGACGGCGGCGACGCCGGGGTGCTCGCCCAGCGCCTCGGTGCGCTGGTGGCCGGGCTCGACGGGGTCGAGCGGGTCGTGCTGGTGGGCTACCCCGAGGACGACCCCGACCGGGCCGCCGTGAACGCCGCGATCCTGGACGTGGCCCTGCGCGACCCCCGGGTGGTGATCGCCGACTGGCGGGCCGTGGCGGCGCGGAACCCCGGCCTGGTGGCCGGGGACGGGCTGCACCTCACCCCGGCCGGCGCCCGCGCCCTGGCCCGCGTGATCCTGCTGGCCGTCGGCCCTGCGCCCGGCACGGCGGCGCCGCGAGGGGCGGCGCGCGGCCCTACGGCGCGAGCCCGCTGAAGGGCGCCGAGGGCAGGTTGCGGGCCACCCAGAACGCGGCCGTGACGACGAGCAGCCCGGCCAGCACCGACCGGGGCAGGCGCTCGAGGCGGGGGAGCCGGGGCCCGCCCACGCTGCGCAGCGCGTAGGCGACCCACACGTACACCAGCACCGGGACGGCCAGCACCCACAGCACGTTGAGGCCGGCGGCCTCGCCCAGGTGGCCCCGGGTGAGGGCGTGGGTGGCGCGCAGGGTGCCGCAGCCGGGGCACCACCACCCCGTCACGGCGTGGAACGGGCAGGCCGGGAAGCCGCCGTCGTTGGGGTCGACGCCGGCCAGCAGGGCGCAGCCGGCCAGCGCCCCCGCGGCCACCGCGGCCGGGCCGGTCCACGCCGGGAGCTGCCGCCGGCCCGCCGGGTGGGCGTGATCGTGGGCGGTGTCGACCCGGTGATCGGAGGTGGCCCCGGCCGGCAGCACGGGTGCAGTCTCGCATGCCGTCGCCGTCGCCGGTGCTGCGCGCGGGGACCCGGCGCCGCGCCGGTCGCGGCCACGGCCTAACCTCCGGCCGCGCCGCCATGTCCAGGGGGAGGACGCATGAAGGTTCCGCTCACGGTCGCCGACCACCTCCGCCGGGCCGAGCTCGTCTACGGCGACCGCGTCGGCATCGTCGACGAGCCCGACCAGCCGGCGGTGCCGCTGGGCGCGGCCGAGCCGCTCACGTGGCGGCGGGTGGCCGAGCTGGCGCGGGCCCAGGCGGCCGGCCTCGACGCCCTCGGCGTCGGCCCCGGCGAACGGGTCGCGGTCGTGAGCCACAACGCCGCCCGGCTCCTCGTGGGCTTGTTCGGGGTGAGCGCGTTCGGGCGGATCATCGTGCCCGTGAACTTCCGCCTGAACGCCGAGGAGGTGGCGTACATCCTCGAGCACTCGGGCGCATCGGTGCTGCTGGTCGACCCGGAGCTCGACGAGCAGCTCGCAGGGGTGACCGCACCGCACCGCTTCGTGATCGGGGCCGAGAGCGACGAGGTGCTGTACCGAACCGGCGCCGAACCCGTGCCGTGGGAGCCCGACGAGGACGCCACCGCGTCGATCAACTACACCAGCGGCACGACGGCACGGCCCAAGGGCGTGCAGCTCACGCACCGCAACCTCTGGGTCAACGCGGCCACGTTCGGCTGGCAGCTGGGCGTGAGCGACCGCGACGTCTACCTCCACACCCTCCCCATGTTCCACTGCAACGGCTGGGGCATGCCGTACGCGGTCACCGGCATGGGCGGCACCCACGTGGTGCTGCGCAAGGTCGACGGCGCCGAGATCCTGCGGCGGGTCGACGGGCACGGGGTGACGCTGCTGTGCGGCGCGCCTGCCGTCGCGGCCATGGTCCTCGACGCCGCCGCCACCTGGGACGGCCCGATCCCCGGTCGTGACCGGGTGCGCATGGTGGTGGCCGGCGCCCCGCCCCCCACGCGCACCATCGAGCGCGTCGAGACGGAGCTGGGCTGGGAGTTCGTGCAGATCTACGGGCTCACCGAGACCGCGCCCCTGCTCACCATGAACCGCGGCCGGGCCGAGTACGACGGCCTCGGCTCGGCCGAGCGGGCCGCCCGGTTGGGGCGCACCGGCGCGCCGGCACTCGGGGTGGAGCTCGAGATCGACGCCCAGGGCGAGGTGCTGGCCCGGTCGAACGTGGTCATGGACGGCTACTGGCAGCAGCCCGAGGCCACCGCCGACGCCATCGTCGACGGCTGGTTCCACACCGGCGACGGCGGCTACCTCGACGACGACCACTACCTGACGATCTCCGACCGCAAGAAGGACGTGATCATCTCCGGGGGGGAGAACGTCTCCTCCATCGAGGTGGAGGACTGCCTGTTCTCGCACCCGGCCGTGGCCGAGGTGGCCGTGATCGGCGTGCCCGACGAGAGGTGGGGGGAGACGGTCAAGGCGCTGGTCGTGCTGCAGCCGGGCGCCGAGGCCACCGAGGACGAGCTGATCGCCCACTGCCGCGAGCACCTCGCGCACTACAAGTGCCCGACCTCGGTGGAGCTGCGCGACGGGCTGGCCCGAACGGCCACCGGGAAGCTCCAGAAGTTCAGGCTGCGGGCTCCCTACTGGGAGGGCCGCAGCCGGCAGGTGGGCTGACGATCAGCGGGGCATCGCCACGGGCGTCGAGGTCTCGGCGACCTGCGCGAAGAAGTCGTTGCCCTTGTCGTCGACGACGATGAAGGCCGGGAAGTCCTCGACCTCGATCCGCCACACGGCCTCCATGCCGAGCTCGGGGTACTCGAGCACCTCGACCTTCTTGATGCAGTCCCGGGCCAGCTTGGCCGCGGGCCCGCCGATCGAGCCGAGGTAGAAGCCGCCGTAGGTCTTGCAGGCGTCGGTGACCGCCTTGGAGCGGTTGCCCTTGGCCAGCATCACGAAGCTGCCGCCCTCCCGCTGGAACTCCTCCACGTAGGAGTCCATGCGCCCGGCGGTGGTCGGGCCGAAGGAGCCCGACGCGTGGCCCTCGGGGGTCTTGGCCGGGCCCGCGTAGTACACGGCGTGGTCCCGCAGGTACTGGGGGAGGCCCTTGCCGAGGTCGAGGCGCTCCTTGATCCGGGCGTGGGCGATGTCGCGCGCCACGACCAGCGGGCCGGTGAGCGACACCCGCGTCCTCACCGGGTACCGGCTGAGCTTGGCCCGGATCTCGGCCATGGGCCGGCTGAGGTCGATGCGCACCACCTCGCCGCCCAGGTCCTGCTCGGTGACGTCGGGCAGGTACCTGGCGGGGTGCTCCTCGAGCTGTTCGAGGAACACGCCGTCGGCGGTGATCTTGCCCAGCG
Coding sequences within it:
- a CDS encoding NAD(P)/FAD-dependent oxidoreductase, whose product is MAAPLDLVIVGLGAAGTAAAEFASGLGLRAAAVDPLDDAAGHADTAAGAALTAAAALAHAARHADRVGLAPMDPDPDLSRLWQHLRAVRAASEPHRRVPVGIELVRGRARLTGPHEVAVGDRVLAAESVLVCTGSRPTLPDVDGLAEVGALTPDALWALERPPARLLVAGADPPALELAQALARLGVEVTLVAAGARLLPGDEPELVDLLTDRLRADGVTVEPHVQLQAATRVGGRPVLSGRRAGRPATWSGAELLATTRRPDVEGLDLQEIGVEVGPDGVAVDDRGRTAVPSVFAAGDVTGGPASPHAAAHGAVRALRTMFPSSPLAALDRRPDVVAWCTATDPELARAGATVAEAEARHGDTVEVWRHDVPPAAGAGPIGGRVLLVTGRNRLVGAHLLAHGAGELVHELALAVRQQLRLTDVAALAHVPGTLGAVVERMATGAASERAGKLRWIAGRRRR
- a CDS encoding propionyl-CoA synthetase: MGAYDDVYRRSIDEREAFWADAALAVDWVDPPSQVLDTSDAPFVRWFPDGVLNTCHNALDRHVEAGRADQPALIHDSPVTGTVRTFTYRELRDEVARFAGALRSLGVARGDRVVIYLPMVPEAAIAMLACARLGAVHSVVFGGFAPHELAIRIDDATPKVVVSASCGIEVQRVIPYKPLLDLAIAQAEHQPAACVILQRGDLGLGAPDAELIDGRDVDWHELVASADPAPCVPVAATDPLYILYTSGTTGRPKGVVRDNGGHAVALRWSLPNVYDVHPGDVFWAASDVGWVVGHSYIVYAPLLTGCTTVLYEGKPVGTPDPGAFWRVIAEHGVKTLFTAPTAFRAIKKEDPTGQHLRRHDLSRFEALFLAGERLDTDTYHWAAGLLGVPVVDHWWQTETGWPIAADCLGIERLPVKPGSPTKPVPGYEVVILDPDGRELPAGAEGAVALRLPLPPGTLPTLWHDDERFVASYLSAHPGFYVTGDGGSIDADGYLFVMGRIDDVINVAGHRLSTGAMEEVIATHADVAECAVIGAADDLKGQVPVGLVVLKAGADREPAEVEAELVRLVREQIGAVASFKQASVVARLPKTRSGKILRATMRAIADGRAYQVPSTIDDPVVLDEIGAALDDRRRRG
- a CDS encoding AMP-binding protein, with amino-acid sequence MKVPLTVADHLRRAELVYGDRVGIVDEPDQPAVPLGAAEPLTWRRVAELARAQAAGLDALGVGPGERVAVVSHNAARLLVGLFGVSAFGRIIVPVNFRLNAEEVAYILEHSGASVLLVDPELDEQLAGVTAPHRFVIGAESDEVLYRTGAEPVPWEPDEDATASINYTSGTTARPKGVQLTHRNLWVNAATFGWQLGVSDRDVYLHTLPMFHCNGWGMPYAVTGMGGTHVVLRKVDGAEILRRVDGHGVTLLCGAPAVAAMVLDAAATWDGPIPGRDRVRMVVAGAPPPTRTIERVETELGWEFVQIYGLTETAPLLTMNRGRAEYDGLGSAERAARLGRTGAPALGVELEIDAQGEVLARSNVVMDGYWQQPEATADAIVDGWFHTGDGGYLDDDHYLTISDRKKDVIISGGENVSSIEVEDCLFSHPAVAEVAVIGVPDERWGETVKALVVLQPGAEATEDELIAHCREHLAHYKCPTSVELRDGLARTATGKLQKFRLRAPYWEGRSRQVG
- a CDS encoding glucose 1-dehydrogenase; this encodes MTTPLPDPPAAPADPLARFRLDGRVAIVTGASSGLGVQFARALHAVGARVVLAARREDRLEALAAQLPGSLAVRCDVSSAEDREALVETTLAELGTVDVLVNNAGIGETVGVEEETLEHFRRVMEVNVTAVWHLSKLVGRTMVEKRSGSIVNVASMLGLVAAAPIKQAHYTASKGAVINLTRELAVQWARKGVRVNALAPGWFPSEMTAGMESDEGSQRYLQANLPMVRMGEPEELDGALLLLASPAGSYLTGQVVVIDGGWTAR
- a CDS encoding DUF2752 domain-containing protein, which translates into the protein MLPAGATSDHRVDTAHDHAHPAGRRQLPAWTGPAAVAAGALAGCALLAGVDPNDGGFPACPFHAVTGWWCPGCGTLRATHALTRGHLGEAAGLNVLWVLAVPVLVYVWVAYALRSVGGPRLPRLERLPRSVLAGLLVVTAAFWVARNLPSAPFSGLAP
- a CDS encoding molybdopterin-dependent oxidoreductase; the encoded protein is MASPDGRVRTACPLDCPDTCSLEVLVEGGRLVRVDAAPPGADTSPLTQGFICQKVMHHARRVYAPERVRTPLVRTGPKGSGELRAASWDEALDLVVARLREAAERDGPESVVPYTYNSSGGVLAQEGLGGRFWHRFGASLVQHTICAATAGAAWALTYGDMLSADPLDVVHARLVVVWGANPTVSNVHLPPLVRRAQDAGARLVVVDPRRTGMARRADLHLAVRPGTDVVVALAAARHLAHEGLLDDAFLAEHATGVEAFLDAAEPWTLERASAVAGVAAAAIATLAEWYAATRPAMLRLGWGLERNRNGGAAVRAVLALPVLAGQLGGLGGGVLGSTGRGSPWGLGQRDPGVAPGRPPRRRLNMNRLGADLTDPALDPPVAVLFVQGANPAVMNPDQGAVLAGLARDDLFTVVHDQVLTDTACFADVVLPATTHFEVDDAADSYGGYTLQPIRPVIDRVGESRTNDEVIAALAERLGYPADTYDPSPQRLLRDGLGGAAPGDVGPVLRPAGTTVQLRDTFPGFPDRRARLAHPGLDGVDEVPRYRELPVERTGPFPLTLVSPATHRTVNSIFGEVQPAAAVVALHPADAAARSVADGDRVRVWNDQAEVILSARVDADLRPGVCSIPKGLWRRHVAGGLTANALVPADVSDLAGGACFNDARVEVQRA
- a CDS encoding TIGR03564 family F420-dependent LLM class oxidoreductase, which translates into the protein MRIGIFGGDDGGGLDAMVAAARQAAADGFAAYWTPQIFGLDALTALAVVGREVPGIELGTSVVPTYPRHPMVLAQQALTTQAASGGRLVLGIGLSHQVVVEGMWGYSFDKPVRHLREYLSVLLPLVRGESVAFEGDTIKGVGAVAVPGATPFPVVIAALGPQLLALAGTVADGTITWCVGPATLAAHTVPAITVAAEAAGRPAPRVIAALPVCVTDDPAGARQRAAQVFAIYGQLPSYRAMLDREGAAGPADIAVVGGEGEVGERIAGLAEIGVTDFAAVEFGATGDERARTRAALRALL
- a CDS encoding alpha/beta hydrolase, whose product is MSDPATVVLVHGAWHGAWCWERLVDELAGRGVPSIAVDLPGHGASTGPLGDLYGDAAEVAATLDRVDGPAVLVGHSYGGAVTTVAAAGRRDVARLVYVTAFMLDAGEVVMDLARRPPEPGEIGLLGAAVRPRADGTAVLDPEACVPALYHDCDPATQAWAVDHLGPQPLVTFTQPVEVAAWRSIPSTYVVCSADRGVLPSHQRFMAGRADEVIELDAGHSPFLSRPSELAAALARAAAEAGR